The DNA segment GGGTGGTCACTGTGGGGGCATAGCTGATATGCATAAGCTAGTATATATGGTTATATATACCCCTTAAAcgataaaagggtgtttaaatacgtcctagtTCATTCCTATGAATTCAGTGACAAATTGTGAGGCTAAGCATATTATGTGGTAAATGATTTTGCGTAATCATGGTAACCGCGACGCTTTTAATGATTTAAGGAGAATCACCtgtgttagagagaagtggggtcgcttcgaatggaattgggggcacaattcctagagctctcgcagaaccaggaacaTATTTcgaccattattggacacaaCTATGGGGGGATGCCCCGGCtaaggagagtattgtgtgaagtgtattgtcgtctacagAATTGGGGGGTTTGTTCAAGGACATCGTGTCTACAAACTGCTAGGAGACTAAGTATGCGTCACAAAGGAAGGTTCAAAGCTAATACCTACCTATCCTACAATACTCAACTGTCGATCTTGCATTAGAAGTTTATAATTGAGTGAAATTataattactaattaaactcttcatatggtgaaactcttgagtagagttttattgatgacatttgatgagttttattagagtttaagtctataattattgagactcttttaactcttcatatgttgaaactcttgagtagagttttattgatgacatttgatgagttttattataaTTCAAGTATATAATTATTGTGCCTCTTATGAAAAAGACACTAGAGAAATACAAGAGATATAATACAAGGAAAATACATGTATACGTGAAGAGTTCTTGAAAATAAAAGAATATTTGAAGATCCATGTGTTGGGTATTTAGAGAGATAAGTTTTCTCTACTAAATTCCATCACCTTCGTATCCATATTTTTCCTCAAGTTCAAACACTATTTTTTTTATCTGATGTAACCTCGGGCGTGTGGCCTTCTCCGGCAGTACAAACCgtttcggctgttgtaccctaggagacagacgcgtcgtctttggtagaggcgcgaaatctgttttaagggaagcgtgttgaacacgtgcgtCAGCCACAACTGTCAacatttgtttgttctttttgtaGGAAATTAATGTAAAGACGTTGTTCAAGACCTTGTTGAAACATATACAAAGGACTGAAAACACAACGTACAATACAAGAAAACGCGGTTAAAGCTCTTGTCGAAGACCATAGTATGAATCAATTTAATTACATATGTTGTATTATACGTTATATTCGTAAGGATTTATACACGGTACATGTACTATAATTTCCCAAATATGTAAAGAGAGtatctttattatttttatttatacaaTTTTTATTAAAATGGTGACCAATGTCCTACGTGAAGCCCTTGCAATAACATACATTATTGCTATATTAAGAGTAAATTGCAATTTTAGTCCCTGGGGTTCGGttcaaattgtcattttagttcaaatagttttttttctcctctcgatccctgacttttccattttcttgccattttgatcatatTGTCTAACTCAGTCTAAAttctggttataaccaggggtattttggcataactgttgtgtagcgataaccaggggtagtttacaacataatttataaacctcataataataTAATGCCAAAAAAAacccctgattataacctggtttttatACTAAGTAagacaatgtgatcaaaatggcaagaaaaaggaaaagtcaaggacacagaggagaaaaaaactatttggactaaaatgacaatttagacgaaaactcagggactaaatgGCAATTTACTCCCATATTAATGAATAGAACCTATATTGGGAGTGGCAATTCTTAGAGTGAAGTTGAATCATAGGCATTTAAAGAAGAGATATACATGTATATGGAGATGAATACATGTATTATGTATATGAGGTGAAGAAAGTTAATAGATGTATAATAGTTGATACATAAACTACACTCTACGTAGATAATGCGTGTGTGATACGTTCAATGAAGATGTGTGATATTAACTAGAATAGAAATCTTAGCACTACTCAATGATAGATGGAATTGATGAAGGGGCAAGGATTATTCGATGCATGGAATGATGAAGTATGTATTTCACTTTTGCATCAAGTTTAAATAGCAAATTATCATTTAAGGATTGAGATTTCACGTGTTAATAATTTTGGTGATTGTTTTGGTTTTCACGGTTATGTATTTCATGCAAGTTTGTGTATATGAATAGTTATAGGATTATGACATCATTTATTAAAGAATGTGTCATCCAGTCCTGTTCTTGAGAGTTTCAACAAGATTTGATAGATTTTACCAAAAATAGTTTGAAATTTagttagggtgtaaggggtgctcacctcttaggtgagtcccccctcttacacATAACCAATCAGAAaatgccatgtcaactcccctctaacactcccctaatacccctttttgatggcggcactcccctattaggtgaattggttttttatttaaaaaaaaaaaaagaaaaccatTGATTGGACATAACCTCCCTCTCTCCTCCTCCTCTAATCGGCACCTCCCCACCGGTTTCATCCCTCTCTCTCACTCACCGATTGAACGGCGCCACCTTCCCTATCGGCAAAATCGGTCCCCGCTCGCCTTTACCGATTGTGCCCCGCATACCCTTATAGTTTAGTTTTTAAGAACCACTATAGCAATAAGCTGCTCGAATCAAAGAGAATGAAATTCTTGTTAatatggtgtaatttaaaaaaaaatattaacgtatgaaaaatcAAGGAGGAACTAGTTAAAGAGAGAAAAGACCATCACACCCTTCCTTTATTAAATTGAGAAAAACAAATGTGTGGTCATGATTGtctcttacacttcttacaaaattCTTCTCTTGTACATGATCTGTTATCTTATAATAAGTTTTAATGAGACGTGATTCTTTAAATAACGAACACATAATCACGAAATGGATATACATATCCTCAAAATATTGTATTGATAAGTTTGTATCGTATTTGAAGATTATTTTCCATATAATCATCCAATCTTTGTACTATAAACATGTCTCAAATAGAAGATTAATGATACAATGCTCCATTCGGTTTCCTCTTCTTGTTCTCTTAGCATTATTGGTTCTTTCTATAgtaacaaatactaatcaaaaaCCAAACTAGTAATTTGTTTTTTGCTCAAAACTTATCAAAAAATAAGAAAATTCAAACCATACAAACTTGTGTATTTCAATCCAAATTACCACAAAATCTCAAAGAAACCAAACAATCAGTCTAGCTGTATGCTAGCACCAACAGCTCAAATGCTTGTTCAAAGCTGATCCTGGTGATAATAaactatataaaaaaacaaacaaataataaACGACCAACATTAAGGAACTTAAaacaacccaaaaaaaaaacaaaaaaactaacACAAACTATCCGTTAATCTGTATAACATCGTATATCTGCCTCGGTGACTCCTGTTTTCTTGAAACCTTAATGCTACGTTTTGGGGTTTCTAAGGATCCGCAGCCTTTTCACCGAGCTAAGAAACATCCTGAAACAAAATTAAGAACAACAAAGCGGCTATCACTAACAACACCAACACAAATTCCTTCTTTTCCTAAAGAAACCGATGTTAAAAAACATAAACATACTGCCAAGGTACGTCTCCAACAAGCATACAGTCTCCATCTTTATCTTCATAAGTGAGCACAAACTCAGATGTTCCATTCAACAATCTTGAAGAACCTGAACGATAACAAAATTGTAAAATCCCAACTTCAAACTATTAAAGTTAGATAAAAATGTGAACTCAAGACTTACATCTTCCATAAAACATGTTCTCCAAGGTATGAGCTAATGTTTCATAGGAGGTGTGGGCATAAAGGTCAACTTTTCTTCCAATCAGGGTTCCATCCATATTCACCTTTACAGTTAAATGATGACTGTTGGTTATGTTGTCGGTTTCGGGTCTAGAGCTGAAGTCCTCGTGTTCTGATTTGATGCGGTTAGCCAAGATTGTCACCCGGTGAGCCTTTCTTATTGGGGGCCATCCAACCACACTTCAAGAACAAGATTTTAAAACATACTTTAGCATCAGAATGTAAGAATCTTGAACTAGTTAACATTACTGACAAACATTTAGAATACTTAAATTGGTCTAAAGTAGAACATCATGATTCATGAGCATGAATTTGGCAGAAAGTTGAAATCTGTCAACATTTCAGTTATGCAATTTATGCATGGCAAATAGCCAGATATGGATGGCAACGCGACGGATTTAAGACCAGTAATCAGTGGCGAAACTTGAGATTTCCgacgggggtcgaaaacgtatatacccaaaaatttctatacaaaagctacatacataacactactgaccgAAAAGTTCAAGGAgtcagccccccccccccccccccccccctccttcTAATATCCGATTGTAAAACTGTATCCAATTCGGCAATTCCAGACCAAATACCCGTTGGGAATTGGGTATTGGGTATTTGGGGTTTCCATATATATTTATTACTATTTTaagttttataactttttttatccAAAATTAGAAATATCAAACCTAAAAAGTAGTGGATTAGTAGGTTGCTGTATTACccaagaacaaaaaaaaaaaaaaaaagtttacgggCATGGTTCAGTTTACGCGTTTGTATGTTTCGAATAATCAGGTCGAGTATCACCTAACACCATACCGGCGGAAATTATAAGATTAACACCGTACCATAATACCCGTCCCGAACGTATCATGTTTCGAGATTACCGTCAAGTTCGGGTTCGTTTGCCACGCCTAAGTTGGCAGGCAAGAATTGTAACCAGAATTAACCTATATTTAATGTTGGGATACAAACAAATCCATTAACAAAATACCCATAAATCAATATGTCATTCTGGTGATACCCAAACAGAAAATCTTACAAAATTTAAGATGACAGACTAAAATTATGAGAGTAGTACCTGGTAGCATTTGGAGGAGAGACAGAATGAACAGCAGCAGTTCTCTTGGTACCAACAATGGAAGAAGCAGAGATGTTAacagaagaagaagatgatgaagaagaagaacaagaagACTTCAAATCAGGCATATATTGACCAGTCAAGATTCTAGAACATTCTTTTGCCTTCAAACCACCACCAATACTCAACCCCAACCCCAATTCAagaccatcatcatcattattatgaTTGTTTCCTTTGTTCTTAGACTTGCTCAACATTGACCCACCACCACCAGCACCGGCGGCCGGAGTTTCACCGTCCATTTGTTGAAGAAAGTTGTAAATGAAGGAGGATGAAGTGCAAAGAAAGAAACTTAAAGGGTTGGGGGGTGGGGCCCGTATGTCGGATTCGTGCGCCTTAATTCATGATCGATTTCTTCCAAGCACATATACAGATGGTTGTGTTTCCATTTAAACCAAACACTCTGCCCCCGTCATGAAAGAAGGCCATCTCaagtcatcttttttttttttttttttttttttttttttattgttgttgttgcaaACTTTACTCGTAAATTTAACTTGGGTGAATAATTTTACCATATTGCTTTTTCTCAGGGAAAGAAAACAAAAGATTTTAAACACTCGTAGAATAAACAAAAATCAATATcattaatattttataataatGTTGTTATAAGATAGGAAACATCTATTAAGTGTCGGATTCAGAACAAAACGTACGAATAGGGTGACAATGTAAAAAAACGCGGTAGAatttttcgtaattatttactcgtagagtaattatcaaaattactctacaaataatCTTGTAgtataattttgatcttgtaaagtaattttgtaaaatgttcttgtaaagtaattttgtaaCATGTTTTTGTATGCTTTTTCATGTCTTTCGTATATTTTGTACGATAAGACACTTTGTACGTGAACTTAACCCAACAAATGTGTAGTCGAAGCAATATGTATTAGCATTattttatatgtgattatttgcataaatattaagttacatacaattgtaattttttttgaacggcaaaactACTATATATCTGAACTTTTAGAGCCAGCAAGTCGCTGAAAAGCTTACAATCCAGGCCAAAACAACGGCAAATTACAACATTGTAGTTAATGAAGGAGAAGATTATATAGCAAGTAAATGATACGTTAGGGTGATGGTAGATTTGTAAATATCTCGAAGACTTTAAATTGTCGGGGAGACAAGAGATGAAGACTGAGATAAGCCGGGGTAAGGTGGGGACAAATCGACAGAACGTGGGGTTCAATAAAGTCAACCACACGGCTCCTTGTCTATGTCTTAACTACTCATGTGCTTTCAGTTTTTAGTTCTACACCCACTATTTAATTGCAACATTAATCAGTCAAATAAGGTAAGAATCCTATATGTCTTTCTTCTTGCGTAACAAAGTTTC comes from the Helianthus annuus cultivar XRQ/B chromosome 4, HanXRQr2.0-SUNRISE, whole genome shotgun sequence genome and includes:
- the LOC110936485 gene encoding auxin-responsive protein IAA12, which produces MDGETPAAGAGGGGSMLSKSKNKGNNHNNDDDGLELGLGLSIGGGLKAKECSRILTGQYMPDLKSSCSSSSSSSSSVNISASSIVGTKRTAAVHSVSPPNATSVVGWPPIRKAHRVTILANRIKSEHEDFSSRPETDNITNSHHLTVKVNMDGTLIGRKVDLYAHTSYETLAHTLENMFYGRCSSRLLNGTSEFVLTYEDKDGDCMLVGDVPWQMFLSSVKRLRILRNPKT